The proteins below are encoded in one region of Hydrogenimonas thermophila:
- a CDS encoding nucleotidyltransferase domain-containing protein → MFYEKSRIYGTTKKLDIETLKKFFNDKRLSFVKVALLFGSRAEGKEHLRSDYDFALLMDEKADDGWGVKAKAYDLIGEIFDLDECDFDIVDLSCANSCIIDSIKDSFIILKGSEDEVSRVFTKYNK, encoded by the coding sequence ATGTTTTATGAAAAGAGTAGGATTTATGGTACCACAAAGAAGTTAGATATAGAGACTTTAAAAAAGTTCTTCAATGATAAAAGGCTTTCCTTTGTTAAAGTAGCACTACTTTTTGGAAGTAGAGCAGAGGGAAAAGAGCATTTAAGAAGTGATTATGATTTTGCGTTGTTAATGGATGAAAAGGCTGATGATGGCTGGGGAGTAAAGGCAAAAGCTTATGACTTGATAGGAGAAATTTTTGATTTGGATGAGTGTGATTTTGATATTGTTGATCTAAGTTGTGCGAATAGCTGTATAATTGATAGTATAAAAGATAGTTTTATCATATTAAAAGGTAGTGAAGATGAAGTTTCAAGAGTATTTACAAAATACAATAAATAA
- a CDS encoding DNA ligase, producing the protein MRLLLLLLPILLFASKPNLLLLKVYTDQNITGWVMSEKLDGIRAYWDGKQLLTRSGKVIHAPSWFIKDYPPFAIDGELWSKRGDFEFISSTVRDKRPSSDWKKIKHYIFDVPNAKGNLFERLAKIKSYEGEVIKIITQLPIRSKDDLKRFLDEVEQNGGEGVVVRVPNTPYIGKRTSKALKVKRFHDTECEIVGYTEGKGKFRGKVGAIECQLKDGTRFKIGSGLSNAFREHPPKIGTIITFKYKEFTKKGKPRFPVFLRVRDNI; encoded by the coding sequence ATGAGACTCCTATTGCTACTACTTCCCATTTTACTCTTTGCTTCAAAACCAAACCTTTTACTTTTAAAAGTCTATACAGATCAGAATATTACTGGATGGGTTATGAGTGAGAAGCTTGATGGGATTAGAGCTTATTGGGATGGTAAGCAGTTATTGACAAGAAGCGGAAAAGTAATTCACGCTCCTAGCTGGTTTATAAAAGATTATCCACCATTTGCTATTGATGGTGAGCTTTGGAGTAAAAGAGGAGATTTTGAGTTTATCTCTTCAACTGTTCGAGATAAAAGACCTAGTAGTGATTGGAAAAAGATTAAACATTATATCTTTGATGTACCAAATGCCAAAGGTAATCTGTTTGAACGACTTGCCAAAATAAAATCGTATGAAGGTGAAGTAATTAAGATTATTACTCAACTTCCAATAAGATCAAAAGATGATTTGAAAAGATTTTTAGATGAGGTAGAACAAAATGGTGGAGAGGGTGTTGTAGTAAGAGTTCCGAATACTCCATATATTGGCAAGCGAACATCCAAAGCACTTAAAGTCAAACGTTTTCACGATACGGAGTGCGAGATTGTTGGTTATACAGAGGGTAAAGGTAAGTTTCGTGGAAAAGTTGGAGCGATTGAATGTCAATTAAAAGATGGTACACGCTTTAAGATAGGCTCAGGGCTTAGCAATGCTTTTAGAGAACATCCACCTAAAATTGGTACAATCATTACATTTAAGTACAAAGAGTTTACTAAAAAAGGAAAACCTAGATTTCCTGTATTTTTAAGAGTAAGAGATAACATCTAA